Proteins from a genomic interval of Chloroflexota bacterium:
- a CDS encoding FAD-dependent oxidoreductase, giving the protein MKEQQTDILIVGAGLGGVGAALAALRLGKKVIMTEETDWMGGQLTAQAVPPDEHPWIETTGCTASYRQLRYKIRNYYRRNYPLTPAARADVNLNPGLGGVSPLCHEPRVALAALEEMLAPYRSGRQIEVLLRHRPIFAETDGDRMLSVTLLNKENGQKTVIHAPYILDATAMQTSHESKASRTAACNLPSATRRREASM; this is encoded by the coding sequence ATGAAAGAACAACAAACAGACATTCTGATTGTAGGCGCCGGTTTGGGCGGTGTGGGCGCAGCGCTGGCTGCCCTGCGCCTGGGTAAAAAAGTCATCATGACCGAAGAAACCGATTGGATGGGCGGCCAATTGACGGCCCAGGCCGTACCGCCGGATGAACATCCCTGGATCGAGACCACCGGCTGCACGGCCAGCTATCGCCAACTCCGGTACAAGATTCGTAATTATTACCGGCGAAACTACCCGCTCACACCTGCGGCCCGCGCCGATGTGAATCTCAATCCGGGCCTGGGCGGCGTCAGCCCCTTGTGTCACGAACCACGCGTAGCTCTGGCCGCGCTGGAGGAGATGCTGGCCCCCTACCGCTCTGGCCGGCAAATAGAGGTGCTCTTGCGCCATCGACCCATTTTTGCCGAGACCGACGGTGACCGGATGTTGTCCGTTACCCTGTTGAACAAAGAGAACGGTCAGAAAACCGTCATCCACGCCCCCTACATCCTCGACGCCACCGCGATGCAAACCAGTCACGAATCCAAGGCATCGCGCACTGCTGCCTGCAATCTGCCCTCTGCCACCAGGCGACGCGAGGCCTCAATGTGA
- the hutH gene encoding histidine ammonia-lyase codes for MVTYLLDGQHLTIEDVVAVAAAPPNTVKLDLTADARKRVARSREAVEDFVQRRQVVYGITTGFGAFCDRFIDPEQAAQLQRNIVMSHAVGVGDPLERQEVRAMMLIRANTLAKGYSGCRQDLIDLLLRMLEQGVHPVIPRQGSLGASGDLAPLAHMALVMIGLGEAEYQGEIMPGATALAVTGLAPVSLQPKEGLALTNGTTLMAALGSLAVVEAENAASIADIAGCLSLEALHGTATAYDPRLQAVRPHPRAGECAAHLRRLLGGSTFVRDVAVDVAGPQANVSREPQDAYTLRCIPQVHGACHDAIKYARWVVEIELNAATDNPLIFVDEQSGQVDVISGGNFHGEPLAIAFDYLALALTELGNMSERRLCRLTDGASNRHVLPDFLTAEGGLNSGFMLVQYTAAALASENKSLSHPASADTIPTSANWEDHVSNGPIAARQARRVLRNVETMLAIELMAAAQGIDFRREALPDATLGRGTLVAYDLIRQEVPFLEQDAVMYPHIEASRRLVAEGRLQAAVRDALDS; via the coding sequence ATGGTGACATACCTATTGGATGGCCAACACTTGACGATAGAAGATGTCGTGGCAGTGGCAGCAGCGCCACCAAACACGGTCAAGCTTGATCTGACGGCAGATGCGCGAAAGAGAGTGGCTCGATCCCGAGAGGCCGTGGAGGATTTCGTGCAGCGCCGTCAGGTGGTCTATGGGATTACCACCGGATTTGGCGCATTCTGTGACCGGTTCATCGATCCCGAGCAAGCAGCACAGCTTCAGCGCAACATCGTGATGAGCCATGCGGTCGGAGTCGGGGATCCTCTGGAACGGCAAGAGGTGCGGGCCATGATGCTGATTCGCGCCAATACCCTGGCAAAAGGCTATTCCGGTTGCCGGCAGGATCTGATCGATCTTTTGCTGCGCATGTTGGAGCAAGGGGTTCACCCAGTGATCCCCCGACAAGGTTCTCTGGGAGCCAGCGGAGACCTGGCGCCCCTGGCCCACATGGCCCTGGTGATGATAGGATTAGGGGAAGCGGAGTATCAGGGAGAGATCATGCCCGGGGCAACTGCCCTGGCGGTTACCGGGTTGGCACCAGTATCCTTGCAGCCCAAGGAGGGACTTGCATTGACCAATGGTACAACCTTGATGGCCGCTCTGGGGTCCCTGGCAGTAGTTGAGGCGGAGAACGCCGCCAGCATCGCCGACATCGCAGGCTGCCTGAGCCTGGAGGCCTTGCACGGCACAGCGACCGCGTATGATCCGCGGCTTCAGGCTGTGCGTCCCCATCCCAGAGCCGGGGAGTGTGCGGCTCATCTGCGGCGCCTGTTGGGGGGATCGACCTTTGTACGCGATGTCGCCGTGGACGTGGCGGGACCGCAAGCGAACGTTTCCCGGGAGCCGCAGGATGCCTATACCTTACGGTGTATCCCCCAGGTGCACGGCGCGTGTCACGATGCAATCAAATACGCGCGCTGGGTGGTAGAGATCGAACTCAACGCCGCCACGGACAACCCACTGATCTTCGTCGACGAGCAGAGCGGTCAAGTGGATGTCATAAGCGGAGGCAATTTCCATGGCGAGCCCCTCGCTATTGCCTTCGACTATCTGGCCCTCGCGCTGACGGAGTTGGGCAATATGTCGGAGCGGCGATTGTGTCGATTGACCGACGGGGCCAGCAATCGACACGTTCTTCCCGATTTTCTGACAGCCGAAGGAGGGTTGAACAGCGGCTTCATGTTGGTCCAATACACAGCAGCTGCTCTGGCTTCGGAGAACAAATCGCTTTCCCATCCTGCCAGCGCTGATACGATCCCTACCAGTGCCAACTGGGAGGACCACGTCAGCAATGGGCCGATTGCGGCCCGCCAGGCGCGACGGGTGCTTCGCAACGTAGAGACCATGTTGGCCATCGAACTGATGGCAGCCGCCCAGGGTATCGATTTTCGACGCGAGGCGTTGCCTGATGCAACATTGGGACGCGGTACCCTGGTGGCTTACGATCTGATTCGCCAGGAGGTACCCTTTCTGGAGCAAGACGCGGTCATGTATCCTCACATTGAGGCCTCGCGTCGCCTGGTGGCAGAGGGCAGATTGCAGGCAGCAGTGCGCGATGCCTTGGATTCGTGA